CGGCGTCGACTTCACCGGTGTCGTACTCTCGAAGCTCGACGGTGACTCCCGCGGCGGTGCCGCGCTGTCCGTCGCCGAGGTGACCGGAAAGCCGATCATGTTCGCCTCGACGGGCGAGTCGATGAAGGACTTCGAACAGTTCCATCCGGACCGGATGGCTGATCGGATCCTCGACATGGGCGACATCATGACGCTCATCGAACAGGCCGAGAAGAACTTCGACGAAAAAGAGACCGAGAAGCTCAAGAAGAAGGTCGAATCCGGCGAGGACTTCGACCTCAACGACTTCCTCACGCAGATGGCGGGCCTGAAGAAGATGGGCTCGATGAAGAAGATGCTGGGCATGATGCCCGGCATGAGCCAGTACAAGGAGCAGCTGGCGAACTTCGACGAGCGTGAGGTCGACCGGGTCGAAGCGATTGTGAGATCGATGACACCCCAGGAGCGCTCCAACCCGAAGATCCTCAACGGCTCCCGTCGAGCCCGCATCGCCAAGGGCGCCGGCACCACAGTCACCGCGGTCAACCAGCTCATGGAACGCTTCACCCAGGCGCAGAAGATGATGCGTTCGATGACCCGCGGCGGCGGTGGCATGCCCGGAATGCCCGGTGGCGGCGGTATGCCGCAGATGCCCGGAATGGGCGGAATGCCTGGTGCCGCGGGCGGAAAGAAGAAGAAACCCGCAGGGAAGAAGAAGGGCCGCAAGGGCGGTCAGTCGGGCAATCCGGCCAAGCGCGCGCAGGAAGCGCAGGCGCTGGCTGACAAGAAGGCGGGCAAGACCCAGGATCCGGTCGGTTCGGCCTTCGGCGGAGTCGATCTGGGCAAGGACGAGGAATTCGATCCGGCGAACCTGCCCAAGGGCTTCGGCGGAATCTTCCCAGGTGGCAAGAAGTAGCGCCTTCTGGCACAATTGACTCTTGTACTTTTGCTCTCGGTCCGGGCCCTCTCATCCGCGCCGAAGTGATAGTCCGAGCCGCGGCTTCCAGCAGATCAACCCCACGATTCTTCTGGTACAGCTGTGCACACAGAACACAAAAGGAGACACCACTAAAGTGGCAGTCAAAATTCGTCTGACCCGCATGGGCAAGATCCGTGCACCCTTCTACCGCGTCGTCGTCGCTGATTCGAAGACCCGTCGCGACGGTAAGGCCATCGAGCAGATCGGCATCTACCACCCGACCCGCGAGCCTTCGGTCATCGAGATCGATTCCGAGCGCGCTCAGTACTGGCTCTCCGTCGGTGCGCAGCCGAGCGATCAGGTCAAGGCCCTGCTCAAGCTCACCGGCGACTGGCAGAAGTTCAAGGGCGAGGGTGAAGCGGTCAACACCGTGAAGCCGCAGCCGGAGAAGGAAGCCTACGTGGCTCCCAACGCTGAATCGGTCATCAAGGAAGCCATCACGCAGAAGGGCGGCAAGTCCGCTGATGCTGCTGAGGCTCCGGCCGAGGAAGCAGCCGAAGCATCATCTGAGGCCGCTGAAGAAAGCGCTGAAGCCTGAGATGTTGCCTGATTCGCTCGAACATCTGGTCCGCGGAATCGTCGATCATCCCGATGACGTCTCCGTTCGTTCGCGTTCTTCGCAGCGCGGCACGACCCTCGAGGTCCGGGTTCACCCCGAGGACCTCGGCCGGGTCATCGGCCGGGCAGGCAGGACCGCCAAGGCCCTGCGCACCGTGATGAACTCGCTGGCCGGCCGTGAGTCGGTG
Above is a window of Brevibacterium siliguriense DNA encoding:
- a CDS encoding RNA-binding protein; the encoded protein is MLPDSLEHLVRGIVDHPDDVSVRSRSSQRGTTLEVRVHPEDLGRVIGRAGRTAKALRTVMNSLAGRESVRVDLIEA
- the rpsP gene encoding 30S ribosomal protein S16, encoding MAVKIRLTRMGKIRAPFYRVVVADSKTRRDGKAIEQIGIYHPTREPSVIEIDSERAQYWLSVGAQPSDQVKALLKLTGDWQKFKGEGEAVNTVKPQPEKEAYVAPNAESVIKEAITQKGGKSADAAEAPAEEAAEASSEAAEESAEA
- the ffh gene encoding signal recognition particle protein, whose amino-acid sequence is MFNSLSDRLTATFKNLRGKGRLSEADVDATIREIRRALLDADVALPVVRAFTGRIRERALSEEVSGALNPGQQVVKIVNDELVGILGGQTRRLNFAKRPPTVIMLAGLQGAGKTTLAGKLAHWLKSEGHRPMLVAADLQRPNAVNQLQIVGERAGAVVYAPEPGNGVGDPIQVATDSIDVAKSKLHDVVIVDTAGRLGIDEELMQQAADIRTAVNPDEVLFVIDAMIGQDAVKTAEAFLDGVDFTGVVLSKLDGDSRGGAALSVAEVTGKPIMFASTGESMKDFEQFHPDRMADRILDMGDIMTLIEQAEKNFDEKETEKLKKKVESGEDFDLNDFLTQMAGLKKMGSMKKMLGMMPGMSQYKEQLANFDEREVDRVEAIVRSMTPQERSNPKILNGSRRARIAKGAGTTVTAVNQLMERFTQAQKMMRSMTRGGGGMPGMPGGGGMPQMPGMGGMPGAAGGKKKKPAGKKKGRKGGQSGNPAKRAQEAQALADKKAGKTQDPVGSAFGGVDLGKDEEFDPANLPKGFGGIFPGGKK